Part of the Nitrospinaceae bacterium genome is shown below.
TACGACCGTGCGCGCGCCGATCACAACCCTGCCACCCGGCCCGTCAAGATTAGTGTACTGCCCCTCGGTACCGATAACCGCACTCGGAAATATCCGGCAGCCAGGGCCTAACTCGGCTTGCCCCTCGATTACGACATGCGCCCCAATCTCGCAACCATCGCCTAGCTGGACGTCGGGGCCGATAACGGCGCCGGGGCCAACACACACATCATCGCCAATCGAGGCCTTAGGATCGACATGAGCCGCCGGATGAATGGTGCTCACGACTCTGACGGGGCCTCGATGACATGGGCGGTAAGCACGGCCTCGACAGCCGTTTCATCCTCCACCTTCACGACGCAATCCACTTTCCAGAGAAACGAGCGATGCCGCAGAAGCTTCACCTCGATGCGAAGCTGATCACCTGGCACGACGGCCCGTCGGAATTTTGCCTGCTCGATTCCGGCGAAACGAAACTCAGCAGATGGATCGGCAAGCTTTGTCCCAAAAATACAAAGAAGCGCCGCCTGAGCCATAGCCTCAATCATCATGACGCCAGGCATAATCGGATTATCAGGAAAGTGCCCGTTAAAAAACGGCTCGTTACGCGTAACGTTTTTTATAGCGACAATCGAAACCGCCTCGGTATCTAGTTCGAGAACCTTATCGATCAGCAGCATCGGATAGCGATGCGGAAGCAATTCAAGAATTTCTTCGGGAGATATCAAGTTTCGTTTTCCTCCAGTTTTCTCTCGACACTGGCCAAGCGGCGCGCGATTTCCGGTAAACGAGAATACACAGCCAAACGTCGACGCGCCTCCGAAATATCGACGGCGGGTGCATCGAGGTAGACTTTACCTCCCTCAAGACTTTTTGAAACACCCGACATGGCGCCGAACATCGCCCCATCTCCAATCTCGACATGATCGGCAACCCCCACACGGCCCCCCATAACGACCCCACGGCCAATCGTCACGCTTCCGGAAATACCCGTCTGGCTCGCAATAAGGCATCCCTCACCAATGGTAACGTTGTGGGCAATCTGCACAAGATTGTCGATCTTGGACCCGCGCTTAATCAGCGTTTCACCAATTGAGGCTCGATCCACAACTGCGCAAGCCCCGATTTCAACATCGTCCTCGATTACAACGGTGCCCGTTTGAGGGAATTTTTCC
Proteins encoded:
- the fabZ gene encoding 3-hydroxyacyl-ACP dehydratase FabZ, which encodes MISPEEILELLPHRYPMLLIDKVLELDTEAVSIVAIKNVTRNEPFFNGHFPDNPIMPGVMMIEAMAQAALLCIFGTKLADPSAEFRFAGIEQAKFRRAVVPGDQLRIEVKLLRHRSFLWKVDCVVKVEDETAVEAVLTAHVIEAPSES